The following nucleotide sequence is from Glycine max cultivar Williams 82 chromosome 9, Glycine_max_v4.0, whole genome shotgun sequence.
AAATAAAACCCTACATTGACTGTGAAATATAAATTGAAGGACTAAATTGCTCATATAATAAAATCCTAAGATGTCAACTCTACTGCTTATGCTTCAAATTTAACACATTACAAATAgattatatgtttattaaaaatagttatttttaaataaatttaaaagctaATTACGTTTAAATACAAAGAAAAGATATACTCCCTCCATTTCAAAACTTTGGATGttttagctttttatttttgtttcaaaacatTGGTTGTTAAGAGTTTTAATTTGTAAGGAGACCAAAAATACAATCAAGCTATACAGAAAATAACGACGTATAAAGAAATGCGTCTTGCTAACCAATGCCCCAATAAGAAAGTTTTTAATGTGAATCATAGGAAAGCGCAACAAAAATAGGAAGAGCACAATTTTACGCATGCTGATAAAAAACTTTCTACTATTAATTCCTTAACCGGAGGGCACAAGTAAGCATGCACAACAGGAACAAAGTCTATGACATGCTCCATTAAGGGAGAAAAACAAGGTACATAAATTCAACTTTGAATGTTATGCTGATCAACAGCATATAACTAATATATACAGATGGATCTGTttatgcttttacaaaaaacaCATGTTACAAAATgtgaattaaaagttaaaagaataATGAAATTCTCAGACATGCACAAGCCTCCCTATAGAAACTTCTAACCTCTATCTACATTTACTATTCTTGATTCATCGGATTAGCACCACAAAATGTTTTGTTACCAAGATCATGGTTAACCCAGCAAATGAACATAGTATTCTGGTCCCCACAATCAAATATGTTTATTCTGGTCCCCGCAATCAAATCCAATGGAAAGGATGCATAGTTCTTACGTGTGACATGATCGATGAGACAGATATGTGGGCAAGGCAAAAACCACCAGATCAGATTTTTTTCATCAGGAAACAAATTTGTAACCACAGTCCAGATGTGAAATCTATATTCACTTTCATTTTCCTTCCACATTTGCAACTGATGAAAGGCTCTCTTCCAGGTCTTCCAGCAAATCTTGATATTCTGTAAATGCTGGGTGTGACTGTTCATAGAAAACCGACAGGAacatcatattttgttcattcaaGGATACAATGACGTCAAGACATATAACCTACATCAAGAAAACAACAATAGATATACCTCCAGGGTGGTGCTGTATGCTTTCCACAGACGAACATCATGACGGAATAAGTCAAAAAGAACCTGAAAAATCTCAAAAGAAAACACTGGTCAACAAAGTGAACCCTTTCTGTAATGGCAAATGATCCACGAGTGACAAAACTGCATAAAAACATCTTCCTTAGACACATTTGGTTTACCCATTAACTTCCAAAGCATGCCATAATGAGCTTCCAACACTACAATTATatctaaaaagaaaagagaaaggaaaaagagagatgTAAACCATAGGGTTCAAGCAGAATAAATGAAATGGAGTGTTTCAGGGGCTGTGACTAAAACGTAACACTCAAGCTCAAAGGAAATTTTTACCACACAACTATAAGacctacataaaaaaaaaaaaaaaacttcgtaccccattgtccagaggctcttcgctatgcgaaggtatgggggagggatgttgtacgcagccttacccttgcatatgcaaagaggctgtttccggaacTATAAGACCTACATATGGAACTAAATGTTGAGCTGTAAAATGCCAACAAGAGAATAAACTCAATGTAGCATAAATGATAATGTTGCACTGAATGAGTGAACATTCTAGACAAGATAGGATTAGGAGTATATGCATTGGAAAAAAGGTTGGGATAGTATCCATGATGGAAAACATGCAAAAAAACTCACCTTAGCTGATTAAAACATGCTTGAAGATGCATTATAAAGGCGCATCCAATAAAGGAAGTAGATTTAAGGCCCTGTTTGTTTTACTTTCAGAAACAATTCCTCCCACCATACACACGTTCCAATGTAAAATTTGTGATTGATATTAATTTGGGTACACATCCCAGATTCCAAATTATGTTCAACGGTTCAAAGGCAATTCTATTAAATTTAGTTCTACTTCAAAAACAAGCCTTAAATGGAGGACAATCCATTcaacaaaggaaaagagaagccaaacatctctctctctatctctgtTCCAGTTTTTCCTTATAATTTCAACATAATTTTGATGAAATCATGTCAGCATAATTTCATTTATCTCACCGTCCTGTACATAGAGAAGCCAGACATACCTCAGAACGTCTTAAGAGAGTAGCCAGGACAACTATCCATTCCTTAAACTTAACAGAGCACATATGAGATAGGAGAAAGTCAGCATCCAAACGGCTCTGTAATGTTCCCATTTGAAGCTGATAACAAAAAATAGCATTCAATAATGgagcaaaatgaaacaaacctAAAGAAAATATCAGCATAAATCTAGACAAGCTCCTGCCAATATAGTAGTATTCTAAATTGGTGGATTCAGCAGTGAACCATCAGAGTTACCCCTTCTAAGATCTTAATCAtgatttatggttattttgacatcataacttttttccatagaaaaagaaattttaccaaagagaaaagaaggaaagtaaAATGACAGGAGGATAAAGAATCCTGAAATATCATGAGATCTTTTGGAGCGTAATTGATCAATTTTATCAAGTTATAGCAAAAAACCAACCTAATAAACCCATATCTAAACAATAAAATGGGTGCCAAAATACTAGGACACAGAAAAAGTTTGTAGTATCACCAGAGTTTACAACTAAGGCTTGAGTAAACAAAACAAGGAGAGCTATACTACAGTATTAAAGATTTTATGCATCATCTAACGACTGTAGAAAGAGAGGTTCAAAGGAGAGGCAATATTAAGCCACTCAAATGTAAAaatcaatgaaatgaaaatgttaaaatCTTAAACCTTTTGGCTTATTAGTTCAAGCCCAGAAGCAAAATTCTCCAACCGAGCACTTCCATATCTTTCACGTTGTAGATACTCCTACAATTGGTGTCATTGAACAATTTAAACActgaaaactaaaaagaaaattatcttACAGGGATTAGAATAAGTACCACTAAATCAAACTGAGTTCCTTTTACAAATGCAACAAGCTTGGAGAGCTCTTTCCCAGACATCAGGTAACTAGCATGGttttctaaaatattcttaACAGAGGTAACATGAGCACTTTGTTCTTTGAATGAGGTGCTGCTCCAAAGATAATTACTAGTTAGTATGGTTGGCAACTTTGATGCTAGAGCaaccaaaaaatattcaatttacaAAAGTTTAGATGAACCTTTTATCCAGTGATTGCTTCTGCTCACTAGAACGAAAAAGAAAATAGCCTAAAAATCTGGGAGACAATTTATCTGAATCATTTGATGCTTGGTCATATTCCCTACCAGATCTTAGCAAGAACCGCACCTGAggacccaaaaaaaatagataacgGAAAGGAAAATACCATGATCTCTTGTACAAGATATATTGCTTGACCAGCTAAAATGGATAATCTGATAGTGTTTCAAAACAATACCAGCTCCCCAGCAAGCTCGTACAATGATTCATCAAGTGTTGCCTGTGTAAGTTTGATAACCACATTATTGATCTAACTGgagttaattaaatcaaatgtaaaaaaaaaggacTGAAGCAATCAAGCCCAAACCTGTAGTAATCGTAATGCACAGTACTGACTGACAGCAGGACCTTCAAGTTTGGCAATCACCTGTTATATTTCAGATGAAATTGATTAAATTTGGTTAACCAAGTCTAAATCCCTAAAGCATATATAATACAACAATCACACCAGAAAAAATGCTCTATTCTCTTTTTTAAGAGTAACAGAGCAACATGTGTGGGTTAAACACAACAAACTATTGTCTAACCAGTGAGAAAATTTAGAGCCAAGTAAATGTTAGAATTGTCACCTTGTCAACTATAATTATGCAACGCAACACTCAAATCACAAACCAAAtcaataagaaagaagaaacctTGGCATAAATATAAAACctattaattatgtttaaatggggaaaatatgtttttggtctctcaatattttgaaaagttgGTTTTAAcctctataaaaatttaatacgtTTTTAGTCCCTAACTCTCCTACATTTTAATAGAAACATGAGTTTTTAGTCTCTGATGAGAGACTAAAACCACATTCTTAGAATTGGAGTGTGGGCCTAACCCAACCTCTAAAGTTGGTTCATAAGATGAGGGTTGTTCCTACTTATATACACTATTTTGTTCATATCACCAGTCAATATGTGATCTCCAACATATGCCTCATGCCAAGGCCTGAACATTTGCATGTGGCCTGATGGGCTCAATAACAACCACTAGGATAGGTTTTGATACTATCTTAAAATTTGGGGTTGGGACTAATTCAACCTCAAAAGCTAGGTTATAGGGTGAGGATTGTCTCCCatttatatacattattttggTCACATCATTAGTCAATATGAGATCTCCAACTCACAACACTTTTAGTAAatgtagggactaaaaaaaactaGCGCATACCACAATGCAAGAGGGCTCCTTGCTTCGcaaaggtatgggggagggtaATTGTAATTATCATAGGCAACCTTCCCCTTGCATGTGCAAAGAGGTTGTATTTGGATTTGAGCCCATGACCAAccagtcaccaaggcacaactttaccgttGTGCCAAGGACAAAtgtaaaaatgtattaaatttttgtaggtactaaaaccaaatttcaaaatattttgagggaccaaaaataaattttacccaAAAAAGATATAAGAAAGCAAGAAAAGTCAGAATGATAAAACACTATCATTGTTACATATAAAGGATCTATTGAGAAAGGAAAGTGAGTCTTACAAGTATATAGCAAGCTGCAGTGCGATACCATCTACGTTGAAAGCATTCCTCAAACAATCTATATAGAAAAccccccaaaaaaattattcatctaAAGTATGCAGTGAAAAAAGCATTATAATTTGCACTAATTAGCCAAAAGGAAGCAAAATTCAGATGACATTGCAGTGCAGAAAcagtaaaaggaaaaattatataatagacTGATACATGAAGCAAAAATATAGAATAAGAGCATTTCACATAGTAATCAAAGTTGGAGATATAAGGTGGGTTGCATGgttaagggagaagggaagaggGGTAAGGTCACAGGTTTGATCCCATctgctaacaaaactaacatttgccgataaaaacaaaaacatagtaatgaaagttgaaattaaaatgcaaagcATAGATGCTTGAAGGACATACTCTGTTGATCTTCCAGCAGCAGTGAACAAATCTGCCCAATGACGACCATCAGTTTTTCTTGCAACACTTACAACAACATCAAGGTACTCCGGAAAATTCCTGATCAGGTCACAGGTCTTCTCTAAAAGAGACCTTTTAGCATGATTAACAACTGAGATCTGGTTCTTGTTCACATTTGGCCTGGAATAATTGGCATGAAAGTTAAATAACCAACACAAAAACCAATTGGCAAGTGGCAACTAAGATTTACTCCAAGAAATCACTGCATCCATGCTCAAGCAAAGGAAAATGCCAAGAAAATACAGCCAAGTACCAAATTGCCTCAGCATAAAAGTAATATCATATTTCATATTGCAGGAATGACAGTTTTACGAGATTAGGTCCTACGATCTTATAAATGTGGGCTTCAGCAGCTAATTTGATTTACATGATCATAAGGATAATGACCCATGATTCAACAATTGCATTGATGAAATTTACTTTTTGTAAAGTGTAATTATACACAGTATGACACTTGGTGTCAATTAGTCCTATCCCATTTTTCAAGTACTAACATTTCCAAATTGAAGTACCTGGATATCTCTGCTTCAAATACTGTAAAAAGAAGCCACTCTAGACAATGTGAAAAATGGGGCTTCTCAGCTGATAGCTCTGCAAGCCTTAAGGCTTCCTCAATTTTGTCCCTCTAGCAGACACAAATAAACGGGAAATCAGACAGATATCCTTTTTCTCTATAGAACAAGAGTTCATTAAGAGAGTAATGATAAGTTAAAAGAACAAGGTTGAACATCCCTATAaaacaaaagcataaaaaagaaacacaacAAAACGAACCCCCAACTTAAACCAGACAATTGCAGGCTCCCAAAACTCTTTGAATATATAACAATTCTTCTATCTTGTAAAATCAATTCTTTCTTATACAAAAGAAGTGAGAAATAAGAAGAGAAGAACATTATTCAGAGAATATGCAATCCTTTTCAGAAACATACAAGACATGTAAATGCTCCATGCCTCCATCTGGCATTAAATTAGGACAAAAAATGCTTCACAATTCACACATCCACTGTGACAGTTTAGAATTACTTTCTTATCAAAATCTTGACATGTTTTGAAACAATGGATCATTGACTATGGCAAATAAGAACAAAGACtttaacaaattcaataaaGTTAAAGATCAATTCCTATTTCATATTTTGTGCCTGAAAGTAAAATATTACTACACTTGTCAAATTCCTAGAAGATCAGCATCAATAATGAAATGttgcaattttctttttctttttttcttagatACTTGTTATGCCAATGCACATGAATTTTCCATGCACGTTTATTACACTGAAGTTCATAAGATAAAGATACCTAGTAAAAGTACACAGGTGATTCCACCTCTTTTAATATAATACATCTGTGGCTCCAAGGTGGGGCATATACATGGTAGTCTAAATGAGAATTCAAATCATAAAATCGcacaattttatgaatttaattcctCTGAAAGATTCAAATCACTAATGAAATggcagacaatatgaaattggAATGCAATTGGGATTCTAATCGTAACTCgtaaaattgtgaaaattgtgCCATTTTCCGATTTAATGATCTCCTCTGTTTGAAAGTTTTTGACCCAGTTTTAAAGTTAGAGGCCCCTGATTTGGCTCAACACTGTTTGAAGCTTCTTCTTTATCTTGTGTGACTATGAACTCTAACATTGAAGGTGCTGCTTCTTAACAAAGCATCTGCGAAATTGAAACCCAACCCCATTAACCACCATTCTTCTTGCTCCATCTGGTCAGCTGCCACCCACCATTGCTATTTGAAGTTATATTCTTCTCTGCACCAGCCACTATTTCTTCTCTGTTTTCTGTTCTGTTCTTTTGGTGTTTAAGTTTCAtgacttgtaagttgtaacttgTCAAAAACTTGATGTGTTGTTTACTTGTGTTTTTGAGTTGTTAAGATTTATACTACCTTACAGGTTATGACTTGTGAATATGATTCTTGATATTTATGGAATATAGATTATATGTACTAACatgcatatatattaatttatgtgcATATTATCATATGTATATGAATTTTGTAATATCTTACAATTCAATttaagatatattatttttaccccCTTCCTGATTTAAGGTAAAATCCTGATTTTGACTACCTTGGGCATATATGATATCTATTGGACCATATAGAGCATGCATGCCATGCTATAAGATCTCCTTTTAAGAATTGAATGACAAAGGCAACCAAGAGACCAAAAAGTCCCAAAGATAAAAGATGAATCAAGAGCTCAAGCAATTCTAACAATCTTCAATTTAACTCAATGTAATACCTGAAGAAGATGGCGGAGTAGGCAGTGCAGTATTGTTTGTGCTTGAGGAGATGGTTCAAAACATGGAAATTCAGCACTTGCTGGAAATGACATTCTCTGGGAAACACCAACAACCACACCAGCATTTGGAAGAAGTCCCAAAGGGTATACTTCACGATCAAACTCCAGCTCCGGATCCAACTAAAAAATGAGGCCAATTTCAGTAAATTAACTGATTCCAGAATGAAGGAATGACTGAACTTATTTGCCTCAAATAGCCTATCCACCAGATGAATtgtaagatgatgcaggaattACTCAATAAAGGAAACAGAGAAAAGAAGATAGCAAGTCAAATGCCTCGCCTAGTGCTTCATTTAGGGAGAAAGCATAGTATCATATAGAATATGGAGCCAATCAACAGCACACACATACAAAAACTACATGGACCTACAGTTGCATGTGattctttataattataatatcaacaaaatatgTCTGGAGGAATGAATTACAATATCAAATGTAAAGGAAAGAAAACTTTGAATAAATGAACTATGAAGTCATGCATTATGTTCAATGCAGCCTACTAGGTTATAAACATGCTTTCCGGCTAATTTATATCCAGACCTGTAAGAAATCCTCCTGCTTAAAAGAATTAGCACCTGGAGATGGATACCAAACCTGcaacaatgtaaaaaaatacaagacaagTAAAAAGGAAATACACTAGAGGGTGAATTAAGAGTCATAAACCTAGTAAAGTTCAGGGATGTACATACAGTGAATAAGAAAGACCTTAACAGTTTACCTGCATGCCTCGATGACCATAATCTAACCATGAAACTTCCTCAATCAAATTTGTTTTATCCTCAGACTGGCCACAGGTGACCCAAAATAGTTCAACTGAATCAGTAAGGTTTCTCTCCCGTCCATCATCCAAGTCAAGAAGTGAAAGCTCCCCATTTGCTCTCAATATCAAACATCTACAACAAATCACTTTCATGAGGAAAGTCATATGAAAGtataacccccccccccccccaacccCCCGTGAATGCTTCCATCCTAGTATTCTAGTTACATTTGGCTTGGCATAAACACCGAGGAAAACAAATTTCTTCAAGATGAATTATTAATAGCGAAAAAAACACTATTGGCTGTGAGAACAGCAACAAAAACAACCAAGTTTAAGAGGGCATACTAATCCTAATTTCCACTCAACAAGCTAGGAACTCAGATGTAGTTTAGACAATCATATATGTTTAAATTGTTATTATGACAATAATTACAAGGGATACTTAGTTGTAATGCATTCTGATTCACTGATAGTTGTATATTGAAACATTTCAATTAGAGAAatggcaaaacaaatttggagTGAGTGAAGCTGTTCACAAGGACAATACCTTGCTGGCTCTCTTGTTAATGAATCTGACGAAACCGAAATGTTTGAAATAGATTCTCTTGGAAATTGATCAGGAATGAATCGCATTGCTGCAGGATGGCTCTTGGCAGTCATAATTGAAAGTTCTCGTACTGCAGAAAGCTGTTTGTCATGTTATCacttaaaaaatgtataacGATGCAGGCTTTATcgaagaaatttcaaataaaaaaaaggaacagaACATGAGACAAAGAAGTAGAAAAACTATGTGAAAGTATGCATTTACCTGTAAATCTGGATTTCCTGAAGGAGTTAATTCACCAAATAATTTCACATGGAATATGTGGACATCAAATGGTCTATATGTAAGCAGCATATAATCTAGGTACACATCCATCACCATTGGTTTAGCAAGCAACGGTTTTCGACAGAGTAATGAGCTTTGATCAAGGTGATATCTTGGGTAAAAGAGCAATTCATAACTGAGATAAAACAAGGAGACCTAAGAGACCACAGATGTAGATCGAAATGGTGGTGCATAATGCTACAGAAAGTCAGAAACTATAATTTTGATGACAcctattttcttcttgtatggGGGCATCTACTAGATCAAGGCTTTTCCATGTGTGTACATTGTTAAACACCACTTGGTTATGAAAGAATTTTGTCAAAACTATAATTTGTAAGTATCAACAACATGTAAAATGTAAGTAAATAAAAGTATCTCACGTGTTTGATGAATCAACATAGTTGCAGACAACGACAATCTTCCCCAGCCATAACAAGCCTTTACACTGAATCTTTTGCTCCTGAGTAACATCTCCAAATACTCTCCATCTTTTCAATCGTATATCATACAATATCAAACCGTGAAGACCAGCAACTGCTAAGTACATTCCATCCTGGCTAGCTGCCACATGTTGAACAGGCCAGTTTTGGGAAATATAAGAAACCTACACAAACTTTTAAACTTTAGAAGGGATATCCATTCAGTGAAAATTACTGTTCAATTTGACAATCAAACACGTAACTGGAAGCTTAAGATGTAGCATTTTAAGTTCATCAGTCTCTTCTGACTGCACAATCAGTAAACGGTCTTCCCCATAAATCACTTGCCGGATGTATGTAGTGCCTGAAACACCTCTGCTAAGACAGCATTTCCCAAATGAGAACGATATAATTCTCTCTGAAGACCCCACCTCAATAGCATAAAGTCTATATCCATATTCATCCCACTGCATCAGTGAGGTACCACCCATCAATGGTTCATACTTACAATCATGGTTTGGTTTAGATATTGGAGAAGACACAGAACTTAATCCTATTTGTCGGATTGTTGACATCAAGCGACACCCAGAAACAGACCAAACTGTAAGCCCCCTTAACTTCCACCCAACTGCAAAAGCGGAATTATCAGGTGTCCAAGCAATGCAACTAACAGGGCCAGTGTCATCCATCGAATATCTGCAAAATAATCACAATATATTTCATGACATCAAACCACccttgatttttattatttattgaagtACATAATGATCTAAACACACTTAAATTCAATAGTGGATACATCCTTGTTTGTGTAATTTATAGATAAGCTCATTTTAGAAGAGCCTTATCTGTAAATGACATCCATTATTTGACACAAGTCCCAATATACTAAGATAGACAAAATTATCACTAGTCATATTTCTTTGACACTATGAAATTGTATGCATTCACTAGACAGCAGagaaatgtaatttaattagGATGACTGGTTTTGGAATAACTTAGAATCTGTTGATCTTCCCAATTAAGTTAACTGTGATGATACACtttcaaaacataaataagtaataaaaataagatagcaTTAGCATCAAGTTGCATGCGACACAAAACATTAATCCAAGTATTTATACACAATCTTTGGGAGAACTTGTGTGCCAAGGTTGGAGAAGTAAAGGACGAAGGTTTTCAATTTAATACTGATTCCTAACAtgcataataaataaaacttaccCCCAGTCATACAAAGAGACGGCACGTATAAGTGATACTGATTCAGCCAAATCATACAACTCCACTATTCCTCTTTTGGTACCAACAGCAAGAATTTGCTGCTCTAGAGCTACTGAAGCACAGACAGCATCACCACAAGCCAAACTCTTTTCTGCTTTGATACAGTCAACTTGCTTTAGGCCTTTTTTACTCACAGAGCATGAGACAAGTTGCCCGTCAGAATACAAGACAAATAGCAACCTCAACGGAAGGCAAAGCTCCAGTTGGTTGATTTCAGACTTTCTAGGAATAATGTGATTGGACATAAGAACCTTTGGGTGACTTTTAGGAGAAAGGCCATTCTCTAGAGTAAGTGGCATTTGAGAATTGTCAAAGCTAGAGGTAGGTTGTGGATCAAATTGAAAAGCACCATAGAACTGTTCAGGAGATCATAAAATGATAGTAATATTGTTAAgcatcaaaacaaaaaaggttTCTGCATACATGGCTGAATATTGCCAGTATACCAATGACCATAAGTTAGATTAGGATAAAATGTCCAAAATTGTTTAGTACAATATGTTTAATTTACCTCCCCTTTCCAAGACATACTGTATAAAGTTCCATCAGAAAGTCCAAGTAGCATATGTTTGTTATCACTAACAATATTGCTCCTGGAAAAACAGATATATAAAGAGATGTATCAAGATCACACTGCAAAATGGCTTCAAAGTTAGACTATGATATACAAAGTGAAGCGCAAAAATTTGACACTTCCTAGGAAGCATTGAGGAATTACAGTATGATGTATTCAACCATATACAATTATTACATATGACTTTAGAATTTAGATAAGGCGAGTGGGGTAAAAAGAAATCATGTAGACACTTAATTgccataataattaataactcatAATATGACAGATACCAATAGTTACTGTGTAAAGTATTGGCATTTACATAATCAAATGGATACAGACTTTTCCAAAAAAGCATATTCTTCAGAGCTAATATAATACTTCTTCTACTTTTGCTTTACAAATACCTAAACTCTTTACTTCTCTCTGCATTTCCTACTTATCAGTTAGACAGTACACTCaatttcaatgataaaaaagaaacaaacatatCTTTTCCTGGTTTCAAAaaatggaatatatatatatatatatatataaacaacaatTACTAATACAAAATCCTATTCTACTATAAGGATTCTGACTCATTCCATAATCCATACCAATAGTAGTTTTGTTCAATCACATTAACTCACATAGATAAAGAAagttataaaatgaaaacaagcagGAAACCTACACTGACAAATCCTTTACTGCAAAAGGAACTTGTTCTGTAAGCAGAAGAGAAACAGTAGCTAGGCACAAAGCAGAGGGTTGTTTCCCACCAGTATGTATTCTTTTATCTGAGAGCTGGACCTTGAAAATGTGAAGAAAGAATGCAGATGTCTGCAAATGGAAAATATGGATGTATAATACAAGGAACATAAATATGAATTCAACAGCAGATTTATACTTCAAACATAACGTAAAGTTGATCATTCATTGCATAAATCCAATCATATACCAATACACTAGCAAACTTACAAGAATAGCGATTAATTTGGCATCAGGGCTCCACGCGGCCTGCAAGTTTTCTCCTTCCCTCTGCAATGAATCTGAATCTCTCTTGTACTTCCCCAATCTCACTCTATGCTGaaccaacaaaaaatcataaacacTGTTAAGCCCAAACTCCATCTTTCACCCCACCAAAACTCCCTATACCCACATTACACCAAATCATCCCCATAGCCCCATGAAACCACTACATCTTTtccccaaaaaattaaaaatataaaaataaatccaTTTACTCAACTTCAAATACAATACAAACTCCAAATACCCACATTTCAGAAACTCAGCTCCATCAAAACCCagttcatactttttttttccaaaagaagataaatattACAAACAAATTCCAAACaaacattcaattaaatatagtCAGAAATTCCCGATAAACTCACCTCAATGAAAACCCAGTTAATACCCAaaaacaacacacacacacacacacacacacacacacacacacacacattaatTCAAACACCCACATTGCAAAATCTCACCTCCACAAAAACCCAAGTCAATTCTCTCCCGAAGACAAAAATTTTACACGGAACTCAATCACGCAAGGGGTAAAATCCACATCTTGCACGGATCCACGTACCTGGGAAGTGCTCCAGAGTTCAAAGTGAGTGGGGGAGACAACGAGTAACGTGCGATTGATGAGTTTGAGGTATACAATCTTCTGTGCAGAGGGAGACAGTCCTTGCTCCAGAGGGATGACCTGAGGCCACCCATATGCCATATacatcttttcttcttcttagatTTGCTTCTGATTGGTGCAATCTGTGACGGATCTAGAATCTGCAGAGCGATGTGAGCGACTGCAAAACCGAGATCACGAGCATTTCCTGGGGACGCTAAATGTTTCGGCTTTGATCCAGGATTTGGGATTGGAAACAACAACCAGGTTCAACTACAGAGCCACCCACCACAACACACTGAAAATAAAATCGAAATATCGTTTgcatcacaaaataataataaatacttgtaaataataaatttatatacaaaGTAATAAACTAGAGTAAATGGtctatttatgtttatttaataaagaaGTCTAGCTTAGtttattaatagttaatacttattacttatattaatttacattgtaatacatatatgaatttagttttcatatagtactattttataaaacaacattcagcaaaaaaaattataaaagaaaatattattaactaat
It contains:
- the LOC100802342 gene encoding guanine nucleotide exchange factor subunit RIC1 — translated: MYMAYGWPQVIPLEQGLSPSAQKIVYLKLINRTLLVVSPTHFELWSTSQHRVRLGKYKRDSDSLQREGENLQAAWSPDAKLIAILTSAFFLHIFKVQLSDKRIHTGGKQPSALCLATVSLLLTEQVPFAVKDLSVSNIVSDNKHMLLGLSDGTLYSMSWKGEFYGAFQFDPQPTSSFDNSQMPLTLENGLSPKSHPKVLMSNHIIPRKSEINQLELCLPLRLLFVLYSDGQLVSCSVSKKGLKQVDCIKAEKSLACGDAVCASVALEQQILAVGTKRGIVELYDLAESVSLIRAVSLYDWGYSMDDTGPVSCIAWTPDNSAFAVGWKLRGLTVWSVSGCRLMSTIRQIGLSSVSSPISKPNHDCKYEPLMGGTSLMQWDEYGYRLYAIEVGSSERIISFSFGKCCLSRGVSGTTYIRQVIYGEDRLLIVQSEETDELKMLHLKLPVSYISQNWPVQHVAASQDGMYLAVAGLHGLILYDIRLKRWRVFGDVTQEQKIQCKGLLWLGKIVVVCNYVDSSNTYELLFYPRYHLDQSSLLCRKPLLAKPMVMDVYLDYMLLTYRPFDVHIFHVKLFGELTPSGNPDLQLSAVRELSIMTAKSHPAAMRFIPDQFPRESISNISVSSDSLTREPARCLILRANGELSLLDLDDGRERNLTDSVELFWVTCGQSEDKTNLIEEVSWLDYGHRGMQVWYPSPGANSFKQEDFLQLDPELEFDREVYPLGLLPNAGVVVGVSQRMSFPASAEFPCFEPSPQAQTILHCLLRHLLQRDKIEEALRLAELSAEKPHFSHCLEWLLFTVFEAEISRPNVNKNQISVVNHAKRSLLEKTCDLIRNFPEYLDVVVSVARKTDGRHWADLFTAAGRSTELFEECFQRRWYRTAACYILVIAKLEGPAVSQYCALRLLQATLDESLYELAGELVRFLLRSGREYDQASNDSDKLSPRFLGYFLFRSSEQKQSLDKSTSFKEQSAHVTSVKNILENHASYLMSGKELSKLVAFVKGTQFDLVEYLQRERYGSARLENFASGLELISQKLQMGTLQSRLDADFLLSHMCSVKFKEWIVVLATLLRRSEVLFDLFRHDVRLWKAYSTTLESHPAFTEYQDLLEDLEESLSSVANVEGK